The Panicum virgatum strain AP13 chromosome 6K, P.virgatum_v5, whole genome shotgun sequence nucleotide sequence TAGTAGATTGGGTATGTTTGACTGCTGAACATCCAGAGTATTGTTGGCGATCGTTCACAGGCGGAGGCAACACTGGTCGGTTTGGAAATCCCCTTCGTTTGCTGCCCAAGAAACCAGATATAAATCAATTGAGATGAGTGctacaagaaaaaaaacagaggaTCCAAAGTTCCTGAAACTGGTGTGGTTTTGACAAGAAACATACCCAAGAAGCTGAAGACTCATTGCTGCCTTGAACTGTTCTGGGATCTCCATCAATGCTGAAAGAGCAAATTCTGCCTCCTTTTTGCTTGTGGGTATAGGTCTTGACATGATCTGTGTGAAGTTCACAAACTGCATTGAACCAGCATAGTTAGTATTTCTCATGTTTGATCTAAATATGCAGCGCCATAATTCCAGAGAATGACTACACAATTTACCTGAAAATTGTCAAATGCCCGAGAAGGTATGTTATCATCGAATTGCCTCATCATGTCCCATGGCCCATCACCAACTCCAACAAGCACAATTGAAAGAGGGTAGTCACTGCAAAATTCGATGCATTTAGTGGTGAAACATAAAAGCTCAGTTATAACAAAGTAATAGTTAATGCTAAGTCAAGAGCAGTCTAAATCACAGAAATATCTGACACATGGTTACCTAGCCTTCACAATGGCATCTATGGTCTGCCTTTCCTGTGGGCTCAACTGCCCACTGCCTGTTTCAACGCTGCGTGTAACCTGGAAATTTCATAAGAAAATCATAGCCAGAAAATTAAAGGTAATACATCATGATGAATTCATCAGACCAGGAATTATGATTCTGTAACAGAACTGGAATACGATTTCATGAAAAAACGTTACAAACCTGTCCATCTGCTATTATAAGCAGGACATGATACTGGCCACCACTGCTATCAACAATTCCAATAGCAGTCTCAATGATTGGTGCAAATGAAGTTGGACCTGTAAAAACATTATCACCAAATATCAGCCAAGTTAACCTTAACATGTTGTTATATTTGAAGCTTAAAACAAAAGATGATGCACCAACCAGCCAGATTAAGTTGCGGAACGAGTTCCCTGTACCGAGCAAGTGCTTGCTCGAAGCCATCACAAGGTTGGTTATCACGATAGAAGCTAAATACTGACTGATCATGAGTAGTTGCTGTAACATGAAATTAAAAATGTTATGCATTTGCAGTTTTATGTAAAAAGACTTGAGTCGAGGCATGTTAAGAACTGACTATCGCCAAATCCAAAGCATGGTATCAGGTTATCTTCATCAAAGCGTGCAAGGGTTCTTCCTATGATAGAAATAGCCTGCTCATATGGGTTTGGAGTGTTTCCCATCGCGTGCAAGCTCCGGTTGTTGTATGACATTCTGCCTGCTTATAAACAGTGATCATAAGTACTtttggaagaaagaaaagaagaaacatTAAAATAACTCTTATGAAAGTTCACATAGTCAAGTATCATGTGCTGATCAGGTGCAAACACACCTGTCCACTCGTTGCTCTTTGTGAAATCAATCCCAACAATCAGATTTGAAGACTCTAGACCAGCATGCGCAAGGGCATCGGTAACCTAGATTAGAGAGGAGAACAAGATATCATTACAAATGTTTCCATATAACCAAACGGAATCTTAAGTCATATTAACAAAAGAGAATCCTTTCGTGCGAAACCACAAGGTAAAGGGAGCAGCTTCATTAGTATAAGAATGCAGTGCTTAGTAACATGATGATTCATAAAATATACCATACCGCCAAAAAAATAACTAGGTGCTTGCAGGGCTTCCCCTCATCACACTATTTACTCGTATTGGCAGCAACGCTATCGAGTTCCACAATAACTagaataaaataattattacaTTAAAGGACCAAGACACCTGCAAAGTTGGCGCCTTTAAGAACTATCAAAGATAAACAGGACAACTATTTTGTCAGCACACAAATAATCTAATTGAATCATGCAGCGGAGTACAAAATCTCTTAGAATTCTTATTCTTAAGCCAATAAAGAACCACCAAATGCCCACATCAAATCACCAGAATTATTTCCAACAAAATTGAATCGGACTCACAGCTCCTGACTAGTCAGCAAAGCACGTGCAAGAACTCAAGAAGCAGCACGGATTAAAAAGAAAGCGATCGACTTCACCTGCTCCAGGGTGTGGTAATCGTCGCCGATCTTGGCGTACCGATTCTTGCCCCCTTTACTCGCAGTCGCGGCACCGTTACTGTGATTGTGGTTGTGGTTGCAGTCGTGCGGCTGCCGCCCCCCGGACTGGTTCTCCTTGGAGCACCACACCCCCATGgccctccctccttccttccttACCGATCGGTCTCTTCCCTCTCAACTCTGCTGAAGAACAGAGCAGACAAAGCCCCAAGAAAATCAGCAATCCATCGAGAGCGCACCAGAAGAAACAAGCAATCTTTTATTTTGTGGGGGAGAACACGGAACAAGGCAACAAGCGAACAGGGAATCCAGTTGATAAAGGACCTAGGGGTTTTGCACCGACCTGGTGGAAAACAAATCTCCTCGCCGAAATCACAAGATCAAAGATGAGAAGTGAGGTGGGAGCAGGGTTTTTTTATCCGACCGTTTGGACCGAACCGCTGGCGCCCGGTTccggctaaccggtccggtttgaccggttaccggtaaaaaccggtcaaactcaaatttgaattcaaaacccgcagttataccggtttcgaacggctaaccggccggttagaccggtttaccggtccggtttgaccggttaccggtcagtttgactggtaacccgctaaattcaatttttttctttttttgtttaaattcaaatatccgcaaagtatactaaatgaatgtttgtataacatgttttagtctaaataaaccctccaactcttttttgtactatttttacattgtatttgtatacttttgtctgcacattttttttgtttaacttcaaatgctcgcaaagtatactaaatgaacgaatatttgaaaaaatttgacatcattaaattcgtcgcaacttgaagtatttttaaattttttttgggatttttctattttttagaattcaaatttaaaatttgaatttaggcCGGTttaaaaccggccggaaccggaaccggtccgggccggttagaccggtaaccgcggtaaccggaccggttccggccggtttggtgaaccctgggtgggaggagaagaggaggaggagtacAAGAACCAACTAACCGCCTAAATAAGCGGGCTAAACCCCCAGATATAGGTGGACAAGAAACGGGGGGTCGTGTAAATTGCGGAGTAGATTTCTCTCTCCGACCCACATTGCGCACAGGACTCTTGGCCGCGAAGCCAGCAAAccacgggcgcggcgcggcgcggcgcggccacgccCACGAGGGCAACGCCGAGCCGAGCAGCGGCGGGCACCGAACCCGGCGGCGGAACGGGAACGGAACCAGTTCGGCCGCCTTCCGTTTCCGGGAAATTAGTGGGGGCAGAGGTTGCTTTCTGGGCCGGTATTGGGCCCGCAGGTGGGCCTTGACCCACTAAATTAGTGTTATGGGCCCTGGTCGTCAGGGCGAGCGGGAACTATGGGTGGGCTTTTTGTCCCTTGTGCCATTTTGGGTAAGAAAACTGCCAGTGGTAGGCTGGTAGCCCAGTAGCCCACACGGCAGGAGGAAAGCCTTGGCGGGAAAGGCTGCAGATTTGGAGCGCAATTTGGGGCGGTTGCTGGTCTTCTACGCCGATCTCGTCGGGTTGATGATTCCCAATCGAGTGTGAGGCAGCTTCCTAGTAGCTTTCCGTTCAGCCGTGATGCCACCAGGAATGGAAAGGTCCATAGAAACCGTGCAGCCCGGATAAGATACCTCTGCCACATTTTGATCTTGTGACGGGTCCTAGTAGTCCACATTAGTCAGTCTTACCATCATGTTCGTATCGATCGGGTACGAGGTAGCTTCCTAGGGTTGGCAATGCATGCGCAAAACTTGATGACGATGGTGGGCGGTGTAAAACAGGCCCGCCTCGCCTTACATGTTTCTAGAAAGGACAATATAGGGCCTCTTTGGCACCGCTCGGCCTGGAGGTGCTTCATCAGCTTCGCGCTACAGTAGCGCACAACTGTGCTACACTGTAGCTTAAAGCTGGACCGGCTCCCCATGATGCTGACGAAGCTGGAAAGCGAAGCTCCTGTTGCTTTGCGCTACAGTATTTCTATAGTACTACTACAGCGCACAAACCTAAAGCTGGAGGAGCTGTGCCAAACGAGGCCATAGTGGGGGACGCTCGCGGCTTTCCTGGTATGCTTGGAAGTATTGACTGTATGCACTGGGAGTGGAAAAACTGCCCGGTGGCATGGAAGGGACAATATACCCGCGGTCATGGATCACCCACTGTCATGCTTGAAGCTGTTGCCTCACATGACTTATGGATATGGCATGCTTTTTTTGGAGTGGCTGGGTCCAACAATGATATCAATGTGTTAAACCAATCACCATTGTTCACAGCACAACGACAAGGGATAACTCCAGAGGTTCGTTTTACAGTCAATGGCAATGAGTATGACATGGGTTACTACCTATCTGATGGTATATATCCTGAGTGGGCAGCATTTGTGAAGACATTCAGATTGCCGCAAAGTGACAAGCACAAGTTATTTGCCCAAAAGCAAGAATCAGCAAGAAAAGACATTGAATGTGCATTTGGTGTTTTGCAGTCTCGTTTTGCCATTTTACGTAACGCAGCACGTGTGTGGCATACACGAACACTTGGTGAGATCATGTATGCTTGCATTATATTGCATAACATGATCGTCGAGGATGAGAGGGACTCTTATGAGGGTAGACATGACTTTAACTATGAGCAGGGGACCTCTCCCATACCACTGATTGGATATGGCCAAGGGCCAATTCATGGATTTGATAGGGTACTAGATAGGCGTAGCTATTCGGAACAAAGATATGCATCATCGACTGAAGAATGACTTGACTGAGCATATTTGGGAAAAATTTGGAGGCAACCAACATCAGTAGTGAGCTGTCTACGTTTTCATCTACTGAAAAATATTGtatccatttcaaattattttATTCTTACTGCAATGTAACTATATTACTAGTTCTCTTCGAAATCATATGAAATCGTCTTGTGAACTGCAGTATTATAGTTGAACTACAGCTTTTTCCTATCCCAAATACTACTCCATTATAGTAGAGGTTACAGACAACAAAAACCTACCTTTCATGTACATGTCGAAGTAGATGGCCGCCATCGAAGGACATCTCGTCTGCCTCCATCCTTGCGGCGACGGCAGCCAGCGGACCCGACGGCGGTGAGCTTGCGCCGGCGGATGCGCGCGGGTGCGGCCGCTCCCTCTGCTGTCACGCGCGCCGGCCTCGCTCACCGCCGGGGCCAAGGCGGTGGAGCAGGAGCGGAGCAGGggctcgcgctcgccggccgcggcggaggcgggctcCGACCCCAACAACACGGCGTCGCCAGCCGTGCGGGCGCCCTGATCTGCTCCAGTAGAGCGCTGCCCCACCCTCATCTGCTCCAATAGATGGTGAATTGACCTGATCTATTCTCTTCATGGGATTTATTTAGGAATCCATGGCTGGATTAGAAGGATTAGGATGAGATGTGAGGAAGGGGGAGAAAGGAACGGGAAAGGGGAGAACGCGAGATGAGAGACGACCTGGAGAGTTCCGCCTGCTCGCGCGAACGGGAGGACGGATGGGAATcgcgatttttctttttctgatgtGGGCCCCGCTATTCGATGTTGACGCTGGAGAGAGCGAACCGTGATTTGGTTCGGCATGGCTGCCTGGGATGGTTCGCACAAGGACTGGAGCTGCTCTAATGAGATGGTGATGAAGCTTCCGTCAATGATCTTGATCATAGCATGATGGTGGGTCATGTAAAATAGGTTGCACATTGATAGGAGATGCGCGATACTTTTGTGATGGTGGTTCATGTAAAATTGGTTGCACATTCCCCTTGCGTTATCATGTTGGTATGATGTTGATCAATAATAATCCCACCACGAACGAAATGGTCTGTAAGTTTACCACCCTTGCACATGCTGATATTGTGATGGTTACATTACTAGTCCCCATTAGTCAACCTTATCATGTGGATGATTCCGAATAGAGCATGAGGTAGATTCCCAGCATTGGTACGGGACACACAACTTTTATTATTATTGTCAGAGCTAGGTCGGTGGTGTCAAATATGGCGCAATTTCACCTtacatgtttatatatataaagaAAAAGGTTATTCTACTACCTCGTGCATAGTCTTGACATTGTGACGTTGCTACATCCGTAGTCCTGACGTCCACAAATAAAGCCAATGCGTCTGCGTTTCGGTTTAGGAGTTCAGGCAGCACTCGATGCTGGAATTATCAGGTTCCAACACATTGTCATTTTCCCTGCTGTACGTACAGGCCTTAATGATCAGATTACAGGTGGCGAACTGGCAATCATTGCCATCTCCATCGCGTTTGCATCAACAGTCAGCAACCGGCTCCGGCCTTGACAACGCATCACGAGCTTTCGCAACCCTAGCCAAGCACGCCACACACATGTCAGTGCTGCAGCCGTTGCCTGCCAGCCACGACGGCGAGGACGGGTACGGCCGTACGGGTTCCGTGCCATGTCCTGTACGTCCCTCCGTTCGCCGATGGTCCGGGGATCGCCGCCTCACGCGCCGGCGGACCATGACCGGCGGTGACCGGCCGGTGACCGAGCAGCTGGCAGCAGGGAAGGGACCAAAGGAGGCAAGTGAAAGGCACAGCATCGACCGTTGGACGAGAGCATCGGGTGGCTGGGGATCGACTTCGTTTAGTGCAGTGCCGTGCAGATGTTGCAGTGGACTAAATAAATGGGCCTTGTGATCATCAGGCCTGCAACTTGTTTACACCGACATCAAATTAACGAGCTACAGAAAGGCTGATCTGTTGTTGCACAGAGATGTGCCCCTTCTTGCAAAAATGTGCTGGAAAAATTTCGTAGCAATTAAGTGAGCCATTTTGGTCAAAGTCTTTGCCTTATGCACAAGCTTAATTGGGGTCTCGCTAAACACAAGTTAGTTTTATCTATTTTATTTCTTTGCGGTACTCTTTCCATGCAATAGTTGACACTTACTAGCACAAGATTTTTAGCAATAGTTAGCCACTTCTACTGTTTAGGTTTACACCTAGGCTAGAATCTAGAAATGATCTCGCAACAACGTTGGACAAATGATCCACACAAGTGGGATTTTCTTTGAATCAAACCCGGTGTGATTCAGCACTTGAGCACTGCTGCTGATGCAGACGTCGGGAGAAGAATCGAATAGAAAAAACCCTGAAACGGTAGGTGCAGGCCATCACGGCGTCATTTTCAGAAACATGACTTGGAGGCTGCAGGCCAAGCACATCTGTCCCTCGTTATCTGCCACATGAGCTCTCGTCCCCcactctcaaaaaaaaaacaatgcccGTCACCAGATTGCCATCTCAAAATATAAAGCATCTCCTGGTTACTAAACCCCAACGTTTGACCACCTGAACTGCAGAAAAAATTGACCGTCGTCGGATCTTGAAAACGAACGGCTCAGATAGTCAGATCAGCCGCCGGTGCACCGTGGACACGcccaaaaaaaaacttggtGTTGGTCCACCGGTCACTGCCGTGGAAGTAGGTTGCACCGTCTGACCCGCATCCGTGCGTGCGTTCCTCCACTCACCACTCACCACCAACTTGCCCAATTTTTTGTTCCATTCCACCTTGCGCACCATCACAGGGCGAAATCGACAGGTAATCCGGCCACTCGCTTCCAAGCGTGACTGACCGACTGACTGGCCAAACGACGCCCGGGATGCTCTCTGGTGGAACCAGTCAGTCAGAGAGTTAGGCATGCAACAAACACTTGGTTTTTGCTATTAGTAATGGTGCTATTGTTGATTTTGTTGTTGGTTTTAGTTAATATACGGTGAAACGTGAGAGGTTAGGCTATGGAGTGATGTTGATGTGGTGTTTGGAGTGTGGGAAGCAAATGAAAGGTACTTGTGGCTTGTTTGGGGATTCGATGGAGATTCATTTCTATTGGAGCTACCTGTGATTCTATGGCTATATAGGTTCATGTATTGATGGGTGGTCGATAGTTTGACTAGCCAATAAGGTTGTTCTATTATTGTTATGAATAATTTCCCCCCCCCCCTAAATTATCACATTACAAGTTATGTACGGACCTTCTCTAATATCATTTTAAACCACGGAAATCTCATCAAAATTTCCTGGGAAAAAAACAATCTACCCTTGGATGCAATGGGTGCTCGGAAATTTTGCCCTATTATCATCTCTGTTTCAGAATACTTCTTTCGCAAGTTAGTAATGGGAACAATGCCATAATCTCCACTCTAGAAGCAGATCCAGCAGTGGATCTAGGGAGGCTCGAGCACCTCCCACCGCTGGAAATGTCATAGAGCCTCCCACCAAATTTGAGGAGTAGGAATGAGAGAATGagaggcgggaggaggaagaagaacagaaGAGCCACATGAGGCTCAATCCTGCCTCCGCCACTGTCTTCACTATCTGTGTACATATACTTAATCAGTTAAACTGTACTAGAATAAGAAGACTCAGCTCAGTGCTTAGCAACGTGTTATGTTGCACTACACAAGCTGCCACATCAGCGCAGCCATAGAGGACCAAAGATTCCAACCACGGGCCCCTCCAGCCGGTTGCTTGCGGACTTGGGCCGCCCTGGGTGGTGCGGTTCGGAGAGGCAACGAGCGCGGG carries:
- the LOC120712739 gene encoding E3 ubiquitin-protein ligase RGLG2-like, producing MGVWCSKENQSGGRQPHDCNHNHNHSNGAATASKGGKNRYAKIGDDYHTLEQVTDALAHAGLESSNLIVGIDFTKSNEWTGRMSYNNRSLHAMGNTPNPYEQAISIIGRTLARFDEDNLIPCFGFGDTTTHDQSVFSFYRDNQPCDGFEQALARYRELVPQLNLAGPTSFAPIIETAIGIVDSSGGQYHVLLIIADGQVTRSVETGSGQLSPQERQTIDAIVKASDYPLSIVLVGVGDGPWDMMRQFDDNIPSRAFDNFQFVNFTQIMSRPIPTSKKEAEFALSALMEIPEQFKAAMSLQLLGKRRGFPNRPVLPPPVNDRQQYSGCSAVKHTQSTSYGAAPKTPLAPQTPSAPRQDSDIGDPQTCPICWNQAKDLAFGCGHQTCSDCAKDLKVCPMCQKAISVRLKLY